The Pedobacter roseus genome contains a region encoding:
- a CDS encoding glycoside hydrolase family 78 protein, protein MRQTKTFIAAATKKVLIAFGLTCMLTQLYAQVKVTALKCEYRENPLGIETLNPRLSWQLRSQQQNVLQTAYRILVADNAASLAKNIGNVWDSKKVLSDASIQIRYNGAKLQPTKVYYWKVMVWDNHKNVSAWSVPANWQMSLLGNWNGASWIAYERLADNQRFLPAQGDNNPVKNKVLPILRKEFTVKKTIKRATVYVAGLGHFELSLNGQKVGNHFMDAGWVDYEKQALYVTFDITKDLKQGNNVFGMMLGNGFYYVPDERYHKLTVAYGYPKMILRTSIEFTDGSTENIISDDSWKATTGPVTYSSIYGGEDYNAMLEQTGWKMSGFNDSAWKNALVVDGPEKLTSQTATALKIFDTFTPKKISQPKKGVWVYDLGQNASGIPKLIVKGKAGDTVIMKPAELLANDGTITTQPIGTPVFFKYTLKGSGTESWQPQFMYYGFRYIQVEGAVPEGQPNPDHLPVVTGVFGLHTRNSAATIGSFSCSNELFNKTYKLIDWAIRSNTSSVFTDCPHREKLGWLEEAHLVGPSIRYNYDIASLCRKVVKDMINAQTPEGLVTSTAPEYARFGGPFRDSPEWGSNSIIMPWYMYEWYGDQDVLEEAYPMMKRYLAYLETKAKNHILSHGLGDWYDIGPKEPGPSQLTPNGVTATATYYYDLTLMAKIAILLGKPLDADAYQELAIKVKKAYNTTFFKDKTKQYAGGSQTANAVSVYMGLVEPENKAAVIENIVKELKGRNNTLTAGDIGYRYLLRVLDDAGRSDVIYDMNNRSDVPGYGYQLAKGATALTESWQGAENASNNHFMLGHLMEWFYSGLAGIRPAAHSVGFRQIDIRPEVVGDVNAAKAEYVSPYGLIKSEWKLVNGTFELKTVIPANTSATVYLPATSGSRITQNGKNIASKQLKEGKVLVEVGSGEYVFTVKGK, encoded by the coding sequence ATGAGACAAACCAAAACCTTTATTGCTGCTGCCACTAAAAAAGTACTGATCGCATTTGGATTAACCTGTATGCTTACCCAGCTTTATGCGCAGGTAAAGGTAACCGCATTAAAGTGCGAGTACCGCGAAAATCCGCTCGGAATTGAAACGCTAAATCCAAGACTGAGCTGGCAATTACGATCGCAGCAACAAAATGTACTGCAAACTGCCTACCGTATTTTAGTTGCAGATAATGCAGCATCGCTTGCAAAAAATATTGGCAACGTATGGGACAGTAAAAAGGTGCTTTCAGATGCTTCCATTCAGATCAGATATAATGGTGCCAAACTTCAGCCCACCAAAGTATATTATTGGAAAGTGATGGTGTGGGATAACCACAAAAATGTCTCTGCATGGTCTGTTCCAGCTAACTGGCAAATGAGCCTGTTGGGCAATTGGAACGGAGCCAGCTGGATTGCTTACGAACGCCTGGCTGATAACCAACGTTTTCTTCCCGCTCAGGGTGATAACAATCCCGTTAAGAATAAGGTACTTCCGATATTGAGAAAGGAATTTACGGTTAAAAAAACAATAAAAAGGGCTACCGTTTATGTGGCTGGTCTGGGGCATTTTGAGCTGAGTTTAAATGGGCAAAAGGTTGGAAATCACTTTATGGATGCTGGCTGGGTAGATTACGAAAAACAGGCACTTTACGTCACTTTTGATATTACTAAAGACTTAAAACAAGGCAATAATGTATTCGGGATGATGCTTGGAAACGGCTTCTATTATGTTCCTGACGAGCGTTACCATAAACTCACTGTTGCCTATGGTTATCCAAAGATGATTTTACGCACATCAATCGAGTTTACCGATGGCTCAACAGAGAATATCATCAGCGATGATTCATGGAAAGCTACAACGGGCCCGGTAACCTATTCCAGTATTTATGGTGGGGAAGATTACAATGCCATGCTCGAACAAACTGGCTGGAAAATGTCTGGTTTTAATGATTCAGCCTGGAAGAATGCGCTAGTGGTTGATGGCCCTGAAAAACTCACCTCACAAACCGCAACGGCACTTAAAATATTTGATACTTTCACTCCAAAAAAAATCAGTCAGCCTAAAAAGGGCGTTTGGGTATACGATTTAGGGCAAAATGCATCGGGTATTCCAAAACTGATTGTAAAAGGGAAAGCTGGAGATACCGTAATTATGAAACCTGCAGAACTATTGGCGAATGATGGAACCATTACTACACAGCCCATTGGAACCCCTGTTTTCTTTAAATATACCCTTAAAGGTTCTGGAACAGAAAGCTGGCAACCGCAGTTTATGTATTATGGTTTCCGGTATATCCAGGTAGAAGGCGCAGTACCCGAAGGACAACCAAACCCCGATCACCTTCCTGTGGTAACCGGTGTTTTTGGCTTGCATACCCGAAATTCGGCCGCAACTATTGGTTCTTTTTCGTGTTCAAATGAACTTTTTAACAAAACCTACAAACTGATCGACTGGGCCATCCGGAGCAATACATCAAGTGTATTTACCGATTGCCCTCACCGAGAAAAGCTGGGCTGGTTAGAAGAAGCACATCTGGTAGGTCCGTCTATCCGTTATAATTATGATATCGCAAGTCTTTGCAGAAAAGTGGTTAAGGATATGATCAACGCACAAACGCCGGAAGGCCTGGTAACCAGTACCGCACCTGAATATGCAAGGTTCGGCGGCCCTTTCCGCGATTCGCCAGAATGGGGAAGTAATTCGATTATTATGCCCTGGTACATGTATGAGTGGTATGGAGATCAGGATGTACTGGAAGAAGCTTACCCGATGATGAAACGGTATTTAGCTTATCTGGAGACCAAAGCAAAGAATCACATCCTTTCTCACGGATTGGGTGACTGGTACGACATTGGACCTAAAGAACCAGGGCCATCGCAGCTTACTCCAAATGGAGTAACTGCCACGGCCACTTACTATTACGACCTGACACTGATGGCAAAAATAGCCATATTGTTAGGCAAACCCCTTGATGCCGACGCTTATCAGGAACTGGCTATTAAAGTAAAAAAAGCCTACAATACTACATTTTTTAAAGATAAAACTAAACAATATGCAGGCGGAAGCCAGACCGCAAATGCAGTATCGGTTTACATGGGATTGGTAGAACCTGAAAATAAAGCTGCGGTGATTGAAAATATTGTAAAAGAGCTTAAAGGCAGAAACAATACCTTAACTGCCGGGGATATAGGTTATCGTTATTTGCTCCGCGTACTGGATGATGCTGGCCGTTCAGATGTTATTTATGATATGAACAACCGCTCTGATGTGCCAGGTTATGGTTATCAGCTGGCCAAAGGGGCTACTGCACTTACCGAATCATGGCAGGGAGCAGAAAATGCATCCAACAATCATTTTATGCTCGGACATTTAATGGAATGGTTTTACAGTGGTTTAGCAGGAATCCGGCCTGCTGCGCATTCAGTGGGTTTTCGCCAGATCGATATCCGGCCGGAAGTGGTGGGCGATGTGAATGCTGCAAAAGCGGAGTATGTATCGCCTTATGGACTCATTAAAAGCGAGTGGAAATTGGTTAACGGAACATTTGAGTTAAAAACTGTGATACCGGCCAATACAAGCGCTACCGTTTATCTGCCTGCAACTTCGGGCTCGCGAATTACTCAAAATGGAAAAAACATTGCTTCTAAACAATTAAAAGAAGGTAAGGTGTTGGTTGAGGTAGGTTCTGGTGAGTATGTATTTACGGTGAAAGGTAAATAA
- a CDS encoding DUF4998 domain-containing protein, with translation MKKKFNNRLVLFFLLVALAACKKMDSTFKPFIVPGGLTYTGKATSPVVFAGRNRVKIAWLRGADPSVTKAKVFWNNYADSVNVAIPATGDTISTIIENLMEKSYSFIIKTYDDKGNSSIPLELLGKSYGSRYQAQILTRPVTKSLIDANGAIIIEWGAANRAGGAIATEVSYTDVSGQVQKKRYSTAQASSKILDIKPGTTFSYSTVYLPDTLRSIDTFYTGSTEIKQFLFSKDTWSIQAFSSQHDASTANRVSNIIDGDPATRWHTLVNAASAYPHFVTIDMKGEKSITSFTIYRAKDDVRGVNTFKLSLSKDNVNWVDYGPYTFDPLTNNGQFYGITGLPKASYFRFTGLTGAEKYMVMGEIDVFGLK, from the coding sequence ATGAAAAAGAAATTTAATAATAGATTGGTGCTTTTTTTCTTGCTTGTTGCTTTGGCCGCATGTAAGAAAATGGATAGTACTTTTAAACCGTTTATTGTTCCCGGTGGACTTACCTATACCGGAAAAGCAACCTCGCCTGTGGTTTTTGCCGGGCGCAACAGGGTTAAGATTGCCTGGCTTAGGGGGGCAGACCCCAGTGTAACCAAAGCAAAGGTTTTTTGGAACAATTATGCCGATTCGGTAAACGTTGCTATCCCGGCAACTGGCGATACCATTAGTACAATTATTGAAAATCTGATGGAAAAATCTTATTCCTTTATCATTAAAACTTATGATGATAAAGGAAATTCCTCGATTCCGTTAGAACTGTTGGGAAAAAGTTATGGCAGCAGGTATCAGGCGCAAATCCTTACCAGGCCGGTAACAAAGTCGTTAATTGATGCAAATGGTGCCATTATTATCGAATGGGGCGCCGCCAACCGGGCAGGAGGGGCAATTGCAACCGAAGTAAGCTATACAGATGTTTCAGGGCAGGTGCAAAAAAAACGCTACTCTACTGCTCAGGCTTCTTCAAAAATTCTGGATATTAAACCAGGAACAACTTTTAGTTACAGTACCGTATATCTTCCGGATACGTTAAGAAGCATTGATACTTTTTATACCGGTTCAACTGAAATTAAACAGTTTCTTTTTAGTAAAGATACCTGGAGTATCCAGGCATTTTCCAGCCAGCACGATGCCAGTACGGCCAATCGGGTATCTAATATCATAGATGGCGACCCGGCCACACGTTGGCACACGTTGGTTAATGCTGCCTCAGCCTACCCACATTTTGTAACCATTGATATGAAAGGCGAAAAATCGATTACCAGTTTTACCATATACAGGGCCAAAGATGATGTTAGGGGCGTAAATACATTTAAGCTTTCTTTAAGTAAAGATAATGTCAACTGGGTTGATTATGGTCCTTACACCTTTGATCCGTTGACCAATAATGGTCAGTTTTATGGAATAACCGGATTACCTAAAGCCAGTTATTTCAGGTTTACAGGCCTTACAGGAGCAGAAAAATATATGGTGATGGGTGAAATAGATGTTTTTGGCCTTAAATAG
- a CDS encoding DUF5000 domain-containing lipoprotein: MKKAYYILIWAFVIGLYGCGKDERLDYTDPNAPAPAQVSAVKATPTAGGATVTYTLPSDPNLSYVKAVYEIQPGVSREAKSSIYANSLELVGFGDELSHEVKLYSIGKNEKESAPVSIFVQPKTPPVRSVFSNIKLTETFSGVNVVFQNPDKANLAIVVMVDSTGKNTWSTINTQYTNAVEGNFSVRGFKSEERKFGVFVRDRWNNKSDTLIKKLTPKFEIEIPKNLWTNLDLPNDQKGVADPAFKVEYIWDGKWASLGNQCYASPNASVLPQSLTIDLKQKVLMSRIKAHQAPNTHIYVGSAFKTFELWGSNAPNPDGSWDSWQKLGTFRSFKPSGLPLGQMSDQDRNYANFLGEDFDFDTPPPAVRYIRWKTTETYSSTGQVVIAELRLFGQIVP; this comes from the coding sequence ATGAAAAAAGCATATTATATACTTATCTGGGCCTTTGTCATCGGTCTTTATGGCTGCGGAAAAGATGAACGGTTAGATTATACCGACCCTAATGCGCCAGCACCAGCCCAGGTTTCGGCAGTAAAGGCAACGCCAACTGCCGGTGGGGCAACCGTTACTTATACACTTCCTTCAGATCCGAATCTATCTTATGTAAAGGCTGTTTATGAAATTCAGCCTGGGGTTTCACGCGAAGCAAAATCTTCTATCTATGCCAATAGCTTAGAACTGGTTGGTTTTGGTGATGAGCTCAGCCACGAGGTTAAATTGTACAGTATCGGAAAAAATGAAAAAGAATCGGCCCCAGTTTCCATATTTGTACAGCCAAAAACACCACCAGTAAGGTCGGTTTTTTCCAACATAAAATTAACCGAAACCTTTAGCGGGGTAAATGTGGTTTTTCAAAATCCCGATAAGGCTAATCTTGCAATTGTGGTGATGGTTGATAGTACCGGTAAAAATACGTGGTCGACCATTAATACCCAATACACCAATGCAGTTGAGGGAAATTTTTCAGTACGTGGGTTCAAGTCCGAAGAGCGGAAGTTTGGTGTATTTGTCCGCGACCGCTGGAACAACAAATCAGATACCTTGATTAAAAAACTCACCCCGAAATTTGAAATCGAGATACCTAAAAACCTGTGGACGAATTTAGATCTGCCTAACGATCAGAAAGGTGTTGCCGATCCGGCTTTTAAGGTCGAATATATCTGGGATGGGAAATGGGCATCATTGGGAAATCAATGTTATGCATCGCCAAATGCATCGGTTCTGCCACAGTCGCTTACGATAGATTTAAAACAAAAAGTGCTGATGAGCAGAATTAAGGCACATCAGGCACCTAATACCCATATTTACGTGGGTTCGGCCTTCAAAACTTTTGAACTCTGGGGATCTAATGCGCCAAATCCGGATGGCAGCTGGGACAGCTGGCAAAAATTAGGAACTTTCAGATCATTTAAACCATCAGGCTTGCCTTTGGGGCAAATGAGCGATCAGGATAGGAATTATGCCAACTTTTTGGGAGAGGATTTCGACTTTGATACACCACCACCAGCCGTGCGTTATATCCGCTGGAAAACCACAGAAACATATAGCAGTACAGGCCAGGTAGTTATTGCAGAATTAAGGTTGTTCGGACAAATTGTGCCATAA
- a CDS encoding RagB/SusD family nutrient uptake outer membrane protein produces the protein MKKYITSLTLALVAIIILASCKKYLDVVPDNVATIDNAFTMRTQAEKYLFTCFSYLPRDGSLNDDPAFSGGDEMWQIEGRKAYFDMAKGLQNKVSPLGDRWPVLYRGIRDCNIFLENIGKVPDLSETEKLRWISEVKFLKAYYHFYLLRMYGPIPLVRENLPIDADINQVKVLRNPADECFAYVVQLINEATPGLPLTIADPGRDMGRITQPIALSLKAQVLITAASPLFNGNTDQMGIKNPDGTALFNTVYSKTKWDSAAVACKKAISICHSVGIKLFKFVPDAATPNLSQALRTQMSIRNSVAQKWNSEIIWANTQSNASGLQSLISTWWDPALLDGTTAHGELSPPLKIAEMFYTQNGVPINEDKSWNYEERYGIKTSRPEDKYYLRADYTTANLHFNREPRFYADLGFDGGIFYGQGRYDDANPSNLFYLEAKFKQRNGFGKPDFSTVTGYYIKKLVHYQNVIGSGNSYTVNAYPWPMIRLADLYLMYAEALNESEGPVADVYTYLDLVRERAGLNSVQSSWTNFSTNPDKFRSKDGLRTIIHQERLIELAFESKRFWDLRRWKTAEDELNIPIRGWDLGQQQSAAYYRPTVIFNQTFGIKDYFWPINESYIVTNRNLVQNLGW, from the coding sequence ATGAAAAAATATATCACCAGCCTTACTTTAGCACTGGTTGCAATAATAATATTGGCATCCTGTAAAAAGTATTTAGATGTGGTTCCGGATAATGTGGCCACCATTGATAATGCATTTACCATGCGAACCCAGGCAGAAAAATACCTGTTCACCTGTTTTTCTTATCTGCCACGCGATGGTAGTTTAAATGATGATCCTGCTTTTTCCGGTGGAGACGAGATGTGGCAGATAGAAGGACGAAAAGCTTATTTTGATATGGCTAAAGGTCTTCAGAACAAAGTATCGCCCCTGGGAGACCGCTGGCCGGTATTGTACCGTGGAATCAGGGACTGCAATATCTTTCTCGAAAACATTGGTAAAGTACCCGATCTCAGTGAGACAGAAAAGTTGCGATGGATTTCGGAGGTGAAATTTTTAAAAGCCTATTATCATTTCTACCTCTTGAGGATGTACGGACCAATTCCATTAGTACGCGAAAATTTACCTATCGATGCCGACATCAACCAGGTGAAAGTACTCCGAAACCCTGCTGATGAATGTTTTGCCTATGTTGTACAGTTGATTAATGAGGCAACACCTGGATTACCCCTCACTATTGCCGATCCCGGCCGTGATATGGGAAGGATTACACAACCTATTGCTCTTTCACTTAAAGCGCAGGTGCTCATCACAGCTGCAAGCCCTTTGTTTAATGGCAATACTGATCAGATGGGGATTAAAAACCCCGACGGTACAGCCCTGTTCAATACCGTTTATTCGAAAACGAAGTGGGATTCGGCCGCTGTGGCTTGTAAAAAGGCAATAAGCATTTGCCATAGCGTGGGAATAAAACTATTTAAGTTCGTTCCCGACGCAGCAACACCAAATTTATCGCAGGCCTTAAGAACGCAAATGAGTATCAGAAACAGTGTTGCACAGAAATGGAACAGCGAAATTATCTGGGCCAATACACAAAGTAATGCTTCTGGCTTACAAAGCCTGATATCTACCTGGTGGGACCCTGCTTTACTTGATGGAACTACGGCTCATGGAGAACTTTCTCCACCATTAAAGATAGCCGAAATGTTTTATACCCAGAACGGTGTACCGATAAACGAGGATAAAAGCTGGAATTACGAAGAGCGTTATGGCATTAAAACGTCAAGGCCCGAAGATAAATATTATCTAAGGGCAGATTACACCACGGCCAACCTTCATTTTAACCGTGAACCAAGGTTTTATGCCGATCTGGGTTTTGATGGTGGCATTTTTTACGGACAGGGAAGATATGATGATGCAAACCCTTCAAACCTGTTTTACCTGGAAGCGAAGTTTAAGCAGCGGAATGGTTTCGGAAAACCCGATTTTTCGACAGTTACAGGTTATTACATTAAAAAACTTGTCCACTACCAGAACGTAATTGGTTCGGGAAACAGTTATACCGTTAATGCCTATCCGTGGCCGATGATCCGCTTGGCAGATCTTTACCTGATGTATGCAGAGGCGTTGAATGAATCAGAAGGACCTGTAGCGGATGTTTACACTTACCTCGATTTGGTCAGGGAGCGTGCAGGGCTTAACTCCGTGCAGTCATCATGGACCAATTTTTCTACCAATCCCGATAAATTCAGGTCTAAGGATGGACTGCGGACAATTATTCACCAGGAACGGCTGATTGAGCTCGCTTTTGAATCAAAGCGTTTCTGGGACCTTCGCCGGTGGAAAACTGCTGAAGACGAGTTGAATATCCCGATAAGGGGTTGGGATTTAGGGCAGCAGCAATCTGCTGCATATTATCGTCCTACGGTTATTTTCAATCAAACCTTTGGCATTAAGGATTATTTCTGGCCTATTAATGAAAGTTATATTGTAACCAACAGAAACCTTGTCCAAAATCTTGGATGGTAA